In Rhodoferax sediminis, the sequence GTGCGACTGGAACTGGTGAGCGACCTGCTGGCGCGGGCCGGCATCCCGCACTGATTCCGGGCCGCACACGCCAAAAACTTAAAATACGTGGTTTTGGCGAAAAGTTCTTCGCGAACGCAGCCTTCACTGCGGCATTTCCATAGCGGCCCTCATTCATGTCTGACCACAAAAACCATTCGGCGCCCGTCGCCGCGCCCGACGAAAACCTGCTGATCCTGGAGCGCCGCGAAAAACTCAAGGCCATCCGCCAGCGTCAGCGCGAGGGCAAGGGCGTCGCCTTCCCCAATGACTTCAAGCCGACCGACCATGCTGCCACGCTGTTTACCGCGCACGATGGGAAAAGCACCGAAGAGCTGGCAGCACTGGGCATCCCCGCCAAGATCGCCGGGCGCATGATGCTCAAGCGCGTGATGGGCAAGGCCAGCTTTGCGACGCTGCAGGACGGCAGCGGGCGCATCCAGATCTACGTCACGCGCGATGCCGTCGGCGAAGAGCTGTACACCCGCTTCAAGCATTGGGATCTGGGCGACATCGTGGCCGCCGAGGGCCAGGTCTTCAAGACCAAGACCGGCGAGCTATCGATCCACGCCAGCAACGTGCGCCTGCTCACCAAGAGCCTGCGCCCCATGCCCGACAAGTTCCACGGCATGGCCGACCAGGAAACCAAGTACCGCCAGCGCTATGTGGACCTGATGACCGACGAGTCGGCGCGCGAGCGCTTCAAGGCACGCAGCCGCGCCGTCAGCGCGATCCGCGACTTTATGGTGGAGAACGATTTTCTGGAGGTCGAGACGCCCATGCTGCACCCCATTCCCGGGGGCGCCAACGCCAAACCGTTCAAGACGCACCACAACGCGCTGGATCAGGAAATGTTCCTGCGCATCGCGCCCGAGCTGTACCTCAAGCGCCTGATCGTGGGCGGCTTCGAGCGCGTGTTCGAGATCAACCGCAGCTACCGCAACGAAGGCATCTCGGTGCGCCACAACCCCGAGTTCACCATGATGGAGTTCTACGCTGCGTACTGGAACTACCTGGATCTGATGAGTTTTACCGAAGCCATCATCCGCAATGTGGCGCAGAAGACCCTGGGCACGCTGCAGCTCCAGTACGGCGGCAAACCGGTGGATCTGTCGCAGCCGTTCGAGCGGCTGACCATCGTCGAAGCCATTCTCAAACACACCGACGCCGGCGCCCATGTGGACGACGCCGCCTGGCTGACCAATGCGCTCAAAAAGCTGGGCCTGTCGGAGGGGAAAAACAAACTATCGAGCCGCTCGCTGCCCAGCCTGCAGGTGCTGTACTTCGAAGAGACCGTGGAAGAAAAGCTCTGGCAGCCGACCTTCATCATGGAGCACCCGACCGAGATTTCACCGCTGGCGCGCGCCAACGACGAACGTCCTGAAGTCACCGAGCGCTTCGAGCTCTACATCACCGGGCGCGAATTCGGCAATGGCTTTTCCGAGCTCAACGACGCCGAGGACCAGGCGGCGCGCTTCCAGGCGCAGGTGGCGGCCAAGGACGGCGGCGACGACGAAGCCATGTTCTACGACCACGACTTCGTGCGCGCCCTCGAATACGGCATGCCGCCCACGGGCGGCTGCGGCATCGGCATCGACCGCCTGATGATGCTGCTGACCGACAGCCCCAGCATCCGCGACGTGATTTTATTCCCGGCCTTGCGACGGGAATCCTGAGACGCCGGCCTTGCGCCGGGAAGTGTCGGGCCAGCGAATTCTCCGGATCAGCCGGACGTCACAGACGAGGCGCCATTTCTGGCCTCCTGCACCGGCACCCGAAGGTCATCCAGATAGTCGCGCGCGATATTCACGGTGTCCATCACCCCGAGCGACTTGTAGCGCTTGCCGAGCCACTGTCGGGTGCAACTGATGCCGAGGTCGCGCAAGGCAAGGATCAGCTTGCCGTCCATCGATGACTTGCTGGACGCGTCGTACGCTTCCAGCGCTTCGCCGCCGTCGATGCGGTGCATCAGCACATCCTTGTAGCGCGCGGGATCGAGCTTGCCCTCGGCCAGCAGGCGCTTGACGAAGGCGATGGCGCGCATCTCGGCGATCAGGGCGCCGTTGAAGGTGATCTCGCTGGTCCGGTCCATGATTTCGGCGGCGGTGGTGGGCAGCTTGTCGCGCTTGATCGGGTTGAGTTGCACCAGCAACACGTCGCGGCTCTGGCATTGGTAGATCAGGGGGTGGATCGCGGGGTTGCCCGAGTAGCCGCCGTCCCAATAGTGGTGACCCTCGATCTCGACCGCCTGGAACACCATGGGCAGGCAGGCCGAGGCCATGACCGCACGGGCGGTCAGCCGCTTGCCCGAAAACACCTCGGCCTTGCCGGTCTGCACGCAGGTGGCCACCGCGAACACCCGGGTGCCCTTGTGCGCCGCCAGCCGCTCGAAATCGATCTGGCTCTCCAGGAATTTCATCAAGGGATTGATATCGAACGGATTGCTCTGGTAGGGCGACACCGAGCCCGCCCAGAAGCTGGTCATGGCATCGGTCCAGAGTTGGGCGGGGGAGTTGCCGCCGATCGAGCTGCCCAGCCCGCCAAATAGCAGATCGAACGGCGCACGCTGCGCTTGCGAAATGGACGACGACACGGCGCCCATGTCGACGATGCCGTTCCAGAAGCGGGCCAGCGCGGCACGCGCGGCCTCACGCGGGTCGGCACCGGGCTTGTCGGCGGCTTGGGCCAGACCCTGCGCCAGCGCCACCGCATTCATGGCGCCCGCGCTGGTGCCGCTGATGCCCTCGATCTCGATGCGGCCATCTTCCAGCAGCGCATCGAGCACGCCCCAGGTGAAGGCGCCGTGGGAGCCACCGCCCTGCAGGGCCAGATTGATGCGGCGGGAGTCGGATGTATGGGTCGGGTTCATGCCCCAAGGGTAGCAAGATTCGAAGACGGTAGCCCTGGCGGACGTGACGGACAATAGGCCCTTCCACCCCATGCAAAACCTGAAATACCTGTCGGGCTACCCGGACGACGTCAAAGCGCAGGTGCACCGGCTCGTCCAGCAAAGCCGCCTGGGCGAACTGCTGCTCAAAAAATACCGCACGCCCGCGCACGGCGTGCGCACCGACAGGGCGCTGTACGACTACGTGATGGCGCTCAAGAACGACTTCCTGCGCAGCTCCGATCCCCTGAGCAAGGTCGCCTTCGACAGCAAGCTGCACGTCATCCAGAACGCCCTGGGCACGCACAGCACCGTGTCACGGGTGCAGGGCGGCAAGCTCAAGTCCAAGCGCGAAATCCGTGTCGCCACCCTGTTCAGGGACGCGCCGGCCGGGTTCCTGAAGATGATCGCGGTGCACGAGCTGGCGCACATCAAGGAAAAGCAGCACGACAAGGCCTTCTACCAGCTCTGCACCCACATGGAACCCGACTACCACCAGCTGGAGTTCGACCTGCGCCTGTACCTGACGCACCTCGATCTGGTGGGTCCGCTGGCGTGGCCCGGGGCGGCCGGCGCCGAGGCGTCAGGGCAGTAAATCCAGCGCGTGCATGTAGGCTGGCTGCACCATCAGCGCGTCCCAGGCCAGCGGTGGTGCGAGCGGCAGCAACGCGCGCCGGCGCTCTTCGCTGGCCTCCATCGGATGCCACTGCCCGCGCAGCTGCGCGACGACCAGGCCGTCCAGCAGGGCGTCCACCTCTTTGCCGTCGCCCACACTCTGGTTGCACAGCAACACCAAGTCGCAGCCCGCGGCGAGTGCCGCCACGGCCGCCTCGGTGTAGCTCACGGGCCGGCCATCGAGCAGGCGCGCCCCGGCCATGCTGAGGTCGTCGCTGAAAATCGCGCCGCCAAAACCCAGGCGGCCGCGCAGAATGTCGCCCAGCCACTTGGACGAGAAACCGGCCGGCCGGGCATCGACCTTGGGGTAGATCACGTGGGCCGGCATGACGCTGGACAGCGTGGTACTGAGCCACTGGTACGGCGCCGCATCGTCGGCCAGGATGGCCTTGAGGCTGCGCCGGTCCACGGGCACGTCGGTGTGCGAGTCGGCCCGCACGAAACCATGGCCCGGGAAGTGTTTGCCGCAATTGGCCATGCCGCTTTGCAAGAGGCCGTGCATCAGGCTCTTGGCCAGCAGCGCCACCACGCGCGGATCGCGCCCAAAGGCGCGGTCGCCAATGACGCTGCTGGCGCCAAAATCCAGATCCAGCACCGGGGTAAAGCTGAAGTCCACGCCGCAGGCGCGCAACTCGGCGCCGAGCACGTAGCCGCAGGCGGTGGCTGCGTTGGTGGCCTGCAGCGGCTGCGTCAGCCACAGCTCGCCCAGCGCGCGCATCGGCGGCAGATGGGTGAAGCCATCGGTCCTGAAGCGCTGCACGCGCCCGCCCTCGTGGTCCACGCAGATCAGCAGGTCCTGGCGGATCTTCTTGATATCGCGGCACAAGGCCGTGAGCTGCGCGCGGTCTTGCCAGTTGCGCGCGAACAGGATGATGCCGCCGGTCAAGGAATGCTTGAGGCGGCGGCGGTCGGCTTTGCTCAGCGTCAGGCCGGCGATGTCGATGATGAGGGGGGCGTGCTGGGACATGGAAGGTATTTGGTCAAAAATGGATTGCTACTATTTTAATAGCTATATGCGAAGCACCCATATAGGTCACAGGCACTTTTTCTATATTTTTTCAACCACGCAAAAGCTCGCCGCGTAATCGGTCTCGTCGGTCACGCTGACGTGCGCGCTCAGGCCCTGCGATTCAAACCAGGTTTTCAGGCCGCCGTGCAGCACGATGCAGGGCTTGCCGCTGGCAAGTTTGCCCACCTCGCACAGCCGCCAGCTCATCGGCAGGCGCATGCCCAGACCAATCGCCTTGCTGAAGGCCTCCTTGGCCGAAAAGCGGGTCGCCAGGTAGCGGATGCCGCGCTCGGGCCAGCGTGCGCTGCGCGCCGTCCAGGTGGCGAACTCGACGTCGCTGAGGATTTTTTGCGCAAAGCGTTCGCCGTGGCGTTCCACGCTGGCGCGGATGCGGCGCACGTCGCAGATGTCGGTGCCGATGCCGTAAATCACGCGCGCCTCATGCGAAGGCCTGGTCGATACAGCGCAGGTACTCCTTTACCGTGGCGGCATAGCCCAGCTCCAGCGCGTCGGCCATCAGCGCATGGCCGATCGAGACTTCGCGCACGCCGGGCACCTGCTTCAAAAAGGCGGCGAGGTTGTCGCGGTTCAGGTCGTGGCCGGCGTTGATTTCCAGGCCCGCGTCAATCGCGGCCTGCGCGGTGCGTGTGAACCGCTGCAGCTGCGCGGCTTGCCCGGGCGTGCCCCACGCCGCGGCATAGGGCTCGGTGTACAGCTCCACACGATCGGCGCCCACGGCCTTCGCGGCCGCCATGGCTTGTGGCTCGGCGTCCATGAACAGGCTGACGCGCGCGCCCAGCGCATGGGCCTCGGCGATCAGCGGGCGCAGCCGCTCGCCGTCGCGCGTCAAATCCCAGCCGTGGTCGCTGGTCGGCTGGTCCTCGGAGTCCGGCACAAAGGTGCACTGCTGCGGCCGCTGCGCGCGCACGAAGCCCATCAGGTTCTGAAACGGGTTGCCTTCGATGTTGAATTCGCGATCCGGCCAGGCTTTCAGCAGCTCGGCCAGCTCCTGCACGTCATGCGGCCGGATATGCCGCTCATCGGGCCGCGGATGCACCGTGATGCCCTGCGCTCCGGCCTGCAGGCACAGCAGGGCCGCGCGCGTGACGCTGGGAAAACCCAGGTTGCGCCGGTTGCGCACCTGCGCCACGAGATTGACATTGACCGACAGCGCCGTTTTGTTCATAGCGATTGGATATCCAGCATCATCTGCCGCGTTTTGAGGGTGGCGACACCGCAATGGTAGTGCAGCAGCGTGCGCAATTGGGGCTTGAGCTCGGCCATCACCTCGGCGCAGGCACGCAGCGTGGCGGTAAACGGCGCCTCGTTGTCCAGCGAATGCTGCAGCGCGGCCCACTGCGCGCCGCTCAGGCTGGCCCGGTCCTGTGCATGGCTCTGGCGCAGGCCGCCCTCCGGCACCAGCACGTAGCGGGTGTCGGCCTGCAGCGCGCCGAGCGTCATGGTTTGCGCATCGAGCAGCGGCAGCAGGCCGATCTCGCGCAGCAGCAGCAGCTCGAAGGCGCGCAGCGCGGGTTGCAGGGCCTCGCCATGCTCGGACGCCAGCACCTGCACCACGGAGCAATAGCTGTCGAACAGCCGCTGGTGCGGATCGTCGCGGGCCAGCAGGCGCAGCAGCAGCTCGTTGAGGTAGTAGCCCGACAGGAGCGCGTCGCCGGTGGGCATCACATGGCCGCCGACCCATTCCGCGCCCTTGAGGGTGTGAATTTCGGCGTCGCCGCCCGCCCCGAGCGAATACGTGACGCGCAGCGGCTGCAGCGGCAGCAGCACCGGGCGAAAGCTGGAGCTGGGCCGTTTGGCCCCCTTGGCCACCAGCGCGACCCGGCCCTGCTGGCGCGTGAACACTTCGAGAATCAGGCTCGACTCGCTCCAGTCGTAGCGGTGCAGCACATAGGCCGGCTCGTCGGAGATGCGTTTAGCCGCCACACCTACTCATAGCCAAAAGAGCGCACGCGCGCCTCGTCATCGGCCCAGCCCGAGCGCACCTTGACCCAGAGCTCGAGAAACACCTTGGCTTCCATCAGTTTTTCCAGCTCCTGGCGCGCCTCGGTGCCGATGCGCTTGAGGCGCTCGCCCTTCTCGCCAATCACCATGGCCTTGTGGCCTTCGCGCTCGACCACGATGGTGGCCGCGATCTTGACCAGCCGGCTGTGGTTCTTGCCCATTTCCTCCTCGAACTTGTCGATGATGACCGTGGAGGTGTAGGGCAGCTCGTCGCCGGTGAAGCGGAACAGCTTTTCGCGCACGGTCTCGGAGGCCAGGAACTTCTCGCTGCGGTCGGTGAGTTCGTCCTCGGCGTACATCCAGGGCTGCTCGGGCAGGTATTTCTCGCAGATGCCGAACAGCCGCTCGACATCCTTGGGGCTCTTGGCCGACATCGGCACGAACTCGGTGAACGGGTGGCGCTCCTGCATGCTCTTGAGCCAGGGCGCGATTTCGGCGCGGCGGTGGATGTTGTCGAGCTTGTTGGCGATCAACAGGGTCGGGATGTCTTGTTTGAGCAGCGACAGCACCTTGGCATCGGCCAGCGTGAAGCTGCCGGCCTCGACCACGAACAGGATCAGGTCCACATCGCTGACCGCGCCCAGCACGGTCTTGTTGAGCGACTTGTTCAGCGCCGTGTTGTGCCGCGTCTGGAAACCCGGCGTATCGGCGAACACGAACTGCGTGGCGCCGCGCGTGCGGATGCCCGTGATGCGGTGGCGCGTGGTTTGCGCCTTGTTCGAGGTGATGCTGATCTTCTGGCCCACCAGCGCGTTGAGCAGCGTGGACTTGCCCACATTGGGCTTGCCCACGATGGCGATCAGGCCGCAGTGCTGACCCGCTGCGCCGGCACTGGCTACACCCAGGTTTTTAGACTCAATTGAGCCTGTAGCCCCCGTGGGTTCTTCACTGGAAGCTACAGTTTTCGTAGCATTGTTCATTTGATCTTCGCTTTCAGGTGGGTCAGCATCGCCGCCGCCGCGGCCTGTTCACCGGCGCGCCTCGAGCCGCCAATGCCACGCTCGGTGGCGCCCAGTTCGGTGATTTCGCATTCCACGTCAAACGTCTGCTTATGGGCCGCGCCCAGGGTGCCCACCACGCGGTAGCTTGGCAGCTTCATCTTGCGCCCCTGCAGCCATTCCTGCAACTCGGTCTTGGGGTCCTTGCCGATGGCCTGCATCGTGGGGTTGATCTCGACCGCCTGGAACAGGCGGTGTACCAGTGCCTCGGCCGTGCCGTAGCCCGCATCCAGGTAGACGGCCCCGATCAGGGCCTCGAGCACATCGGCCAGGATCGAGGGGCGCTTTTGGCCGCCGGAGCGGGCCTCACCCTCCCCGAGACGGATCACACTGGACAGGCCCAGTTCCAGCGCCAGCCGGTGCAACGTGTCCTGCTTGACCAGGTTGGCGCGGATGCGCGACAGATCGCCCTCGGGCAGGTCACGCAGCCTGTCGTACAGCAGGCTGGAAACCGCCAGGCTCAGAACGGAGTCGCCCAGAAATTCGAGACGCTCGTTATGGTCGGAAGAAAAGCTGCGGTGCGTGACGGCACGCTCAAGCAAGCGGGAATCGGAAAAGCTGTGCTGCAAGCGTGCTTGCAGGCTGGCGAGGCCGCCCGTCACGCTTACTTGGAGCGCCCGCTGTATTTCAGCAGCAGGTACGCGGGGCCGACCATGTGGATTTCCTTGTTGTAGGCAAAGTTGACGACCACCTTGTCGCCGTCCTTGGTAACGTCCAGGTCTTTTCCAGTGATGGCGGTGATGTAGTCAATGTCGGCGGCCTTGTCAAAAATCGTGCGCACTTCGACGACCGAATTGCCCTCGCGGGCCGCCTTGTCGACGGCTTTGGAGATCGACTGGTATTCGATGACGGTGGGCGCGACCTGTGCCAGCATCACGCCGATACAGGCCAGGATGCCACCGAAGAAAATCAACCCGATGAAGGAAAGACCGCGCTGCCTCGATTTGAATTGACGTTGCATACCCTGCCTTTTAAACCACTATTAATTGAACGAGCCAATGCGCTTGAGGTCGCCGAAGTTCATCCAGACGAAGAACGCCTTGCCGACAATGTTGTTATCGGGCACGAACCCCCAGTAGCGCGAATCGAGTGAATTATCGCGGTTGTCACCCATCATGAAATACTGGCCTGGCGGCACCTTGCAAACGACGCCCTCGATACTGTAGCGGCAATTCTGGCGGTTGGGGAAATCTTCCACGCCAGGCACAAAGGCCGGCCGGTCGTCATCGTTGAGCAGCCGGTGCGTATGCGTGCCCAGCACTTCCTGGTACTGCTTGTAATAGCGCATCGCATCATCGTCAAAAAATTCGGGCAAGGCCGTGGTGACCACTGGCTTGCCGTTGATGGTGAGCCGCTTGTTGAGATAGGCCACCTCGTCGCCCGGCAGGCCCACCACGCGCTTGATGTAGTCCAGGCTCGGCTGCGGCGGGTAGCGAAACACCATCACGTCGCCGCGCTGGGGCGGACTGCCTTCGGTAATTTTGGTGTTGAGCACCGGCAGGCGGATGCCGTAGATAAATTTGTTGACCAGGATCAGGTCGCCCACCCGCAGCGTGGGAATCATCGAGCCCGACGGGATCTTGAACGGCTCGAACAGAAACGAGCGCAGCAGGAACA encodes:
- the lysS gene encoding lysine--tRNA ligase; translated protein: MSDHKNHSAPVAAPDENLLILERREKLKAIRQRQREGKGVAFPNDFKPTDHAATLFTAHDGKSTEELAALGIPAKIAGRMMLKRVMGKASFATLQDGSGRIQIYVTRDAVGEELYTRFKHWDLGDIVAAEGQVFKTKTGELSIHASNVRLLTKSLRPMPDKFHGMADQETKYRQRYVDLMTDESARERFKARSRAVSAIRDFMVENDFLEVETPMLHPIPGGANAKPFKTHHNALDQEMFLRIAPELYLKRLIVGGFERVFEINRSYRNEGISVRHNPEFTMMEFYAAYWNYLDLMSFTEAIIRNVAQKTLGTLQLQYGGKPVDLSQPFERLTIVEAILKHTDAGAHVDDAAWLTNALKKLGLSEGKNKLSSRSLPSLQVLYFEETVEEKLWQPTFIMEHPTEISPLARANDERPEVTERFELYITGREFGNGFSELNDAEDQAARFQAQVAAKDGGDDEAMFYDHDFVRALEYGMPPTGGCGIGIDRLMMLLTDSPSIRDVILFPALRRES
- a CDS encoding patatin-like phospholipase family protein, yielding MNPTHTSDSRRINLALQGGGSHGAFTWGVLDALLEDGRIEIEGISGTSAGAMNAVALAQGLAQAADKPGADPREAARAALARFWNGIVDMGAVSSSISQAQRAPFDLLFGGLGSSIGGNSPAQLWTDAMTSFWAGSVSPYQSNPFDINPLMKFLESQIDFERLAAHKGTRVFAVATCVQTGKAEVFSGKRLTARAVMASACLPMVFQAVEIEGHHYWDGGYSGNPAIHPLIYQCQSRDVLLVQLNPIKRDKLPTTAAEIMDRTSEITFNGALIAEMRAIAFVKRLLAEGKLDPARYKDVLMHRIDGGEALEAYDASSKSSMDGKLILALRDLGISCTRQWLGKRYKSLGVMDTVNIARDYLDDLRVPVQEARNGASSVTSG
- a CDS encoding YgjP-like metallopeptidase domain-containing protein, translated to MQNLKYLSGYPDDVKAQVHRLVQQSRLGELLLKKYRTPAHGVRTDRALYDYVMALKNDFLRSSDPLSKVAFDSKLHVIQNALGTHSTVSRVQGGKLKSKREIRVATLFRDAPAGFLKMIAVHELAHIKEKQHDKAFYQLCTHMEPDYHQLEFDLRLYLTHLDLVGPLAWPGAAGAEASGQ
- the nagZ gene encoding beta-N-acetylhexosaminidase; protein product: MSQHAPLIIDIAGLTLSKADRRRLKHSLTGGIILFARNWQDRAQLTALCRDIKKIRQDLLICVDHEGGRVQRFRTDGFTHLPPMRALGELWLTQPLQATNAATACGYVLGAELRACGVDFSFTPVLDLDFGASSVIGDRAFGRDPRVVALLAKSLMHGLLQSGMANCGKHFPGHGFVRADSHTDVPVDRRSLKAILADDAAPYQWLSTTLSSVMPAHVIYPKVDARPAGFSSKWLGDILRGRLGFGGAIFSDDLSMAGARLLDGRPVSYTEAAVAALAAGCDLVLLCNQSVGDGKEVDALLDGLVVAQLRGQWHPMEASEERRRALLPLAPPLAWDALMVQPAYMHALDLLP
- the acpS gene encoding holo-ACP synthase — encoded protein: MIYGIGTDICDVRRIRASVERHGERFAQKILSDVEFATWTARSARWPERGIRYLATRFSAKEAFSKAIGLGMRLPMSWRLCEVGKLASGKPCIVLHGGLKTWFESQGLSAHVSVTDETDYAASFCVVEKI
- a CDS encoding pyridoxine 5'-phosphate synthase — its product is MNKTALSVNVNLVAQVRNRRNLGFPSVTRAALLCLQAGAQGITVHPRPDERHIRPHDVQELAELLKAWPDREFNIEGNPFQNLMGFVRAQRPQQCTFVPDSEDQPTSDHGWDLTRDGERLRPLIAEAHALGARVSLFMDAEPQAMAAAKAVGADRVELYTEPYAAAWGTPGQAAQLQRFTRTAQAAIDAGLEINAGHDLNRDNLAAFLKQVPGVREVSIGHALMADALELGYAATVKEYLRCIDQAFA
- the recO gene encoding DNA repair protein RecO, whose product is MAAKRISDEPAYVLHRYDWSESSLILEVFTRQQGRVALVAKGAKRPSSSFRPVLLPLQPLRVTYSLGAGGDAEIHTLKGAEWVGGHVMPTGDALLSGYYLNELLLRLLARDDPHQRLFDSYCSVVQVLASEHGEALQPALRAFELLLLREIGLLPLLDAQTMTLGALQADTRYVLVPEGGLRQSHAQDRASLSGAQWAALQHSLDNEAPFTATLRACAEVMAELKPQLRTLLHYHCGVATLKTRQMMLDIQSL
- the era gene encoding GTPase Era — translated: MNNATKTVASSEEPTGATGSIESKNLGVASAGAAGQHCGLIAIVGKPNVGKSTLLNALVGQKISITSNKAQTTRHRITGIRTRGATQFVFADTPGFQTRHNTALNKSLNKTVLGAVSDVDLILFVVEAGSFTLADAKVLSLLKQDIPTLLIANKLDNIHRRAEIAPWLKSMQERHPFTEFVPMSAKSPKDVERLFGICEKYLPEQPWMYAEDELTDRSEKFLASETVREKLFRFTGDELPYTSTVIIDKFEEEMGKNHSRLVKIAATIVVEREGHKAMVIGEKGERLKRIGTEARQELEKLMEAKVFLELWVKVRSGWADDEARVRSFGYE
- the rnc gene encoding ribonuclease III — translated: MTGGLASLQARLQHSFSDSRLLERAVTHRSFSSDHNERLEFLGDSVLSLAVSSLLYDRLRDLPEGDLSRIRANLVKQDTLHRLALELGLSSVIRLGEGEARSGGQKRPSILADVLEALIGAVYLDAGYGTAEALVHRLFQAVEINPTMQAIGKDPKTELQEWLQGRKMKLPSYRVVGTLGAAHKQTFDVECEITELGATERGIGGSRRAGEQAAAAAMLTHLKAKIK
- a CDS encoding DUF4845 domain-containing protein codes for the protein MQRQFKSRQRGLSFIGLIFFGGILACIGVMLAQVAPTVIEYQSISKAVDKAAREGNSVVEVRTIFDKAADIDYITAITGKDLDVTKDGDKVVVNFAYNKEIHMVGPAYLLLKYSGRSK
- the lepB gene encoding signal peptidase I; amino-acid sequence: MQILTSLILAAFAAYAGAWYFGAFEGNFALLLFMATVVTGLYWLAERFYFLPQRKKAAVALEVQATQRRSELAKMGIDKVDGDIAQARSRIIMQPWWLDWTAGLFPVIAAVFLLRSFLFEPFKIPSGSMIPTLRVGDLILVNKFIYGIRLPVLNTKITEGSPPQRGDVMVFRYPPQPSLDYIKRVVGLPGDEVAYLNKRLTINGKPVVTTALPEFFDDDAMRYYKQYQEVLGTHTHRLLNDDDRPAFVPGVEDFPNRQNCRYSIEGVVCKVPPGQYFMMGDNRDNSLDSRYWGFVPDNNIVGKAFFVWMNFGDLKRIGSFN